In the genome of Paenibacillus pabuli, the window AGAAATGCTTGGTATATACTTGTTCACGTTCGGTAATCCCGGTTAGATTCATCTTTTCATTCCAGGCCACGAGCTCCTGAAAATACAACTCGAATTGCTCCAGCTGGCGTTCATCCAGCTCCAGTCCATGTTTCTTCAGACGCCGTTGTAGCTGCTGTTGAATATCGTCCATTATTGTCCCCTTGCTGCGGTTACACGGTTATAGTGCTCCAGGTAAACCAGCAGTATGGAGATATCTGCAGGAGTAACCCCGGCAATACGGGACGCCTGTCCGATCGAGATTGGACGAATCGTAGCGAGCTTCTGCTTTGCTTCCATAGCAAGACCATGAATTTCATCATAGATAATCGTGTCCGGAATTTTCTTTTTCTCCATTTTTTGCAAACGTTCCACGTGGATCAATTGTTTCTCAATATAACCCGCATATTTAATTTGGATTTCCACTTGCTCTTTCATGTCAGCAGTCAATTCCACTTCGGACGGTGAGATCTGCTCAATCCAGTCATACCCGATCTCTGGGCGACGCATCAATGTCAGAAGTGTGCTTCCATCCTGAATCGGTGTAGAACCGATCTCTTCCAGTTTCGAATTCACTTCGACAGGGCGTACTTTTGCTGCTTTCAGACGTGCCACTTCCTGTTCTACCTTTGCCTTTTTGTCCAGGAATTTGGCGTAACGTTCTTCGGTGATCAATCCAATATCATGACCGATTTCCGTCAAACGCATATCGGCATTATCATGACGAAGCAACAAACGATATTCTGCACGGGAGGTCAGCAGACGGTAAGGCTCATTCGTACCTTTGGTGACGAGATCATCAATCAATACCCCAATGTACCCTTGGGAGCGATCAAGTACGACAGGTTCTTTACCCTGTACTTTACGTGCAGCATTGATACCAGCCATTACGCCTTGTCCTGCCGCTTCTTCATACCCCGAGGTACCATTAATCTGCCCTGCTGTGAACAGACCTGGCAGACGTTTCGTTTCCAGTGAAGGCCACAACTGTGTAGGCACCATGGCATCATATTCAATAGCGTAGCCGTTACGCATCATTTCTACTTTTTCCATACCAGGAATGGAGCGAAGCACCGCCAATTGAACATCCTCAGGAAGACTGGTGGACAGACCCTGTACATAGTATTCCGATGTGTTTTTGCCCTCTGGCTCCA includes:
- the mnmG gene encoding tRNA uridine-5-carboxymethylaminomethyl(34) synthesis enzyme MnmG, with amino-acid sequence MAFDGGSYDVIVVGAGHAGVESALAAARMGSKTLMITINLDMVAFMPCNPSIGGPAKGHVVREIDALGGEMGRNIDKTFIQMRMLNTGKGPAVHALRAQADKFSYQHTMKETMENERNLTMRQGMVDRLIVEDGQCVGVVTQTGTEYRAKAVVLTTGTYLRGKVIMGELMYESGPNNQQPSLKLSEHLRELGFDLVRFKTGTPPRVHKDTIDFSKTEIQPGDDEPKFFSYETESSDNEQLPCWLTYTSVETHQIINDNLHRAPMFSGVIEGTGPRYCPSIEDKIVRFSDKPKHQIFLEPEGKNTSEYYVQGLSTSLPEDVQLAVLRSIPGMEKVEMMRNGYAIEYDAMVPTQLWPSLETKRLPGLFTAGQINGTSGYEEAAGQGVMAGINAARKVQGKEPVVLDRSQGYIGVLIDDLVTKGTNEPYRLLTSRAEYRLLLRHDNADMRLTEIGHDIGLITEERYAKFLDKKAKVEQEVARLKAAKVRPVEVNSKLEEIGSTPIQDGSTLLTLMRRPEIGYDWIEQISPSEVELTADMKEQVEIQIKYAGYIEKQLIHVERLQKMEKKKIPDTIIYDEIHGLAMEAKQKLATIRPISIGQASRIAGVTPADISILLVYLEHYNRVTAARGQ